The window GGGGAAACGTGTTCAGAACAATGCGTGGGGTGTCCGTCGTTGTGCTCGCGGGGGCGATGGTCGCGCTGTCGGCCACGTCCGCGGCGCCGGCGCCGAAGCCGGGGCCCGAGCGGATCACGCTGACGGCGACGGGGGAGCAGATCGAGAAGGGGTCGGGCGGTGCGGCGCTCACCGCTGACGGCCGCTATGCCGCGTTCGTCTCGGAGGACGCCGATGTGGTGCCCGGCGACACCAACGGGCGGACCGATGTGTTCATCCGGGACCTGCGCCGGGGAACCGTCGAGCGGGTCAACGTCGCGTCGGACGGGACGCAGGCGGAGGGCGGCTGGGGCAGCCATCGGGTGGAGATCAGCGCCGACGGCCGGTATGTCGCCTTCATGTCCTCGGCGAAGAACCTCGCCGAGTGGCCCGAACCGCCCACCGGCCAGGTGGAGGACGTCTACGTCCACGACCGTCGCACCGGCCGCACGGAACGGGTCAGCGTCGCCGCCGACGGCGGTTCCGCCTGGACGTTCGACACCTTCGACATGTCGGCCGACGGCCGGTATGTCGCCTTCGGCGCCTCGTCGCAGCGGATGGAGGGGGCCGCGAACAGTCAGACCCTCGCCTACGTCGTCGACCGCCGCACCGGCGTCGCCAAGCGGATCAGCGACCACATCCCGTCGGACTGGTACGTCCCGAGCGTCACCCTGAGCGCCGACGGCAGCCACCTGACCTATGTGCAGCGGCACCCGCGGGGCGGGCGGCACGAGTTGTGGCACGTCGATCTGGGCACCGGTGAGCAGAAGCTGGTGAACGCGACCCCTGGCGGCGAGCCCACCAACGGCGGCCCGGGCGGCGCGACGCTCTCCGCGGACGGCCGGTTCGTCGCGTACAGCTCCTTCGACGAGAGCGTGGTCCCCGAGGCGCCGCAGTACACCTGGGAGCTCTACCTGTACGACAGCCGTACCGGGAAGACCCGGTGGATGACCCACGAAGGCAAGGGCGGGCTCGGCGCCGGTCTCCTCAGCCCCGACGGCCGCCGCCTCGCCTACAACACCGAGATCAAGTCGGGCGACGACACCGTCGCGGAGAACGTCCATGTCCGGGATCTGAGGACCGGCCGGACCGAACTCGTCACCCGCACCCTCGCGGGCGGAGCCCAGACCAAGGGATACGCGGCACCCAGCGCCTTCGCCCGGGGCGGCCGGCTCCTCTCCGTCTACTCGTCCTCGTCCGAACTCGTCCCCGGCGACACCAACGGCACGGGCGACGGCTTCCTGCACCGTCTACGGTGACCGACCGCATTCTGAGACAACCGTGAGTGAGGCACGGGGGCTGTGCCAGACTGCCTCCGTGCTCTCGTTCGCCATGATTATTGGCAGCAGGCGCGCCGGTCCGCAGTGACCGCCACGTACGACCAGGTACGGGCGGACACCGTCGTCCTCGACCCGCGCGCAGACCTCTCGCACCCGCGAGGGGTTTTTCGCATTTCTGGCCCACCTTCAGCCGGAGGCGCAGCGCGAGGGATCATTGGGGGATGGTGGAGCCGGTCATTCCGGTACAGACCGAGATCCATTTCATCAGGAGCCTTCAGACCATGACGGAAACCAGCGAGCTCGACGACTCGTTCCACGTCTTCGACACCACCCTGCGCGACGGCGCCCAGCGTGAGGGCATCAACCTCACCGTCGCGGACAAGCTGGCCATCGCACGGCACCTGGACGACTTCGGCGTGGGCTTCATCGAGGGCGGCTGGCCCGGCGCCAACCCGCGGGACACTGAGTTCTTCGCCCGCGCCCAGCAGGAGATCGACTTCAAGCACGCCCAGCTCGTCGCCTTCGGCGCCACGCGCCGGGCGGGCGCCAAGGCGTCGGACGACCCGCAGGTCAAGGCGCTCCTGGAGTCGGGCGCCCCGGTGATCACACTGGTCGCCAAGTCCCACGACCGGCATGTGGAACTCGCGCTGCGCACCACCCTGGACGAGAACCTGGAGATGGTCCGGGACACGGTGTCGTTCCTGAAGGAGCAGGGCCGCCGGGTCTTCGTCGACTGCGAGCACTTCTTCGACGGCTACCGCGCCAACCCCGAGTACGCGAAATCCGTCGTCCGTACGGCCTCGGAGGCCGGCGCCGATGTCGTGATCCTCTGCGACACCAACGGCGGCATGCTCCCGGCGCAGGTCCAGGCGGTCGTCTCGACGGTGCTGGCCGACACGGGCGCCCGGCTCGGCATGCACGCCCAGGACGACACGGGGTGCGCGGTCGCGAACACGCTGGCGGCGGTGGACGCGGGCGCGACCCACGTCCAGTGCACGGCGAACGGGTACGGCGAGCGGGTGGGCAACGCCAACCTGTTCCCGGTGGTGGCGGCGCTGGAGCTGAAGTACGGCAAGCAGGTCCTGCCGGAGGGCAAGCTCCGTGAGATGACCCGTATCTCCCACGCCATCGCCGAGGTGGTGAACCTGACCCCCTCCACCCACCAGCCCTACGTCGGTGTCTCGGCCTTCGCCCACAAGGCGGGCCTGCACGCCTCCGCGATCAAGGTCGACCCGGATCTGTACCAGCACATCGACCCCGAGCAGGTCGGCAACACCATGCGGATGCTGGTCTCCGACATGGCGGGCCGCGCCTCGGTCGAGCTCAAGGGCAAGGAGCTGGGCGTCGACCTGGGCGGCGACCGTCAGCTGGTCGGCCGGGTGGTCGAGCGGGTGAAGGAGCGCGAGCTCAAGGGCTACACCTACGAGGCGGCGGACGCGAGCTTCGAGCTCCTCCTCCGTGCCGAGGTCGAGGGCAAGCCCCTGAAGTACTTCGACGTCGAGTCCTGGCGAGCGATCGTCGAGGACCGGCCTGACGGCAGCCACGCCAACGAGGCCACGGTCAAGCTCTTCGCCAAGGGCGAGCGCATCGTGGCGACGGCGGAGGGCAACGGCCCGGTCAACGCCCTGGACCGCGCCCTGCGCGTCGCCCTGGAAAAGATCTACCCTCAACTCGCCAAGCTGGACCTGGTCGACTACAAGGTCCGCATCCTGGAGGGCGTCCACGGCACCCAGTCCACGACCCGAGTCCTGATCTCGACGTCCGACGGGGCGGGGGAGTGGTCGACGGTGGGCGTGGCGGAGAACGTGATCGCGGCGTCTTGGCAGGCGCTGGAGGATGCGTACGCGTACGGGTTGCTGCGCGCGGGCGTGACACCGGCGGAGTAACACCGACTTTTCTCGCCCCCGCCGCCCCTACCCGTCCCATCCCTGGGGGCTGCGCCCCCAGACCCCCGCTTCGGCCCTGAACGGGCCTCGTCCTCAAACGCCGGACGGGCTAAATCAGCCCCTCCGGCGTTTGAGGAGCGGGGGTCCAGGGGGCAGCGCCCCCTGGGCGGGGTCGAAGGGGCGGCAGCCCCTGGAGGATGGGACGGGTAGGGGCGGCGGGGGCGAGGAAGAGCCCCTACGTCAGGCGCCACTTCTGGTTGGCGGCGCCCGTGCACGACCAGATCTGTGCCCGCGCCCCGTTCGCCGACGAGTTGTCCGTCACGTCCAGGCATTTGTTCGCGGCCGCGTTCACCACATCACCCGTGGCCGCGTTGTACGACCAGGCCTGCGCCCCCGTGCCATTGCAGTCGTACAGCTGCACCTTCGCACCATCCGCCGTAGAACCCCCGGTCACATCCAGGCACTTGCCAAGGGCCCGCACCGACCCGTCCGCCCCCACAGTCCAGCGCTGCGCCGCCGACGAGTTGCAGTCGTACAGCTGCACCGCCGTACCGTTCGCACTCGAACCCCCCGCCACATCAAGGCACTTGCCCGCGAGGCCGACGAACGCCCCCGACTGCGACGGCCCCTCGGTCTGTGTCCCCGACCAGGTGAACGTCGCCGACGTCTTGCCCGGGAGGGAGTACGTCGCGTGCTGGGAACCCCAGTTGATCGTCACCGTCTTCGCCGTTGACGCGTCGTTGTAGGCGATCAGCGCCTTCGAACCGTCCGGGTTGCGCCAGGCCACGTTCGGCACGGACGCCGACGCCGTGGAGGCGATGCGATGGGCGCCCGGTCGGACGAACTTCGTCAGGTGGCCCATCGTGTAGTACTCGACGGTGTAGTCGACCTGCCCGTGCCGCGCATCGCCGTTGTGGACCGTGATCAGACCGTCGCAGACGCCGCAACCGCCGTTGTGCGGACCCCTGTTCTGATCCACCGCCAAGGACCACTTCGTCACCGACTTCGCCCAGTTCCGGGTGTAGTCGATGATGTTCATCATGTCCTCGCGCTGCTGGTTGGCGATCCAGGTGCCGCCCGAGTGCTCGGTGCCGAACGCGTCCAGCTGCGGATACTGGTTGTGTACGGCCGTCTGCTTGGCCACATCACCGCCGTAGCCGTGCCAGGCGATGCCGCCGAAGTTCGGGTGACTGCGGATCGCCGCGTCGTCGACCGTCTGCGCCGCGTAGGCGTCGTAGTCGGACCAGTTCCAGTCGTGCGCCAGCACCTTCGTCGACAGGCCGGCGCTCTGCAGCTTCGGCAGCAGCTCGTTCTTCGTGAAGTACGCCAGCCCGCCGGCGTTCCAGCTCATCGACGGATAACCCGCGCAGCACGTCGGCTCGTTCTGCGCTGTCACGTACGAGATCGGGATGCCCTGAGCCTGGTAGGCCTGCACATACTTCACGAAGTACGAGGCATAGGCCCCGTAGTGCTCCGCCTTCAGCCAGCCCCCGTTGAGCTGCCCGCTGTCCTTCATCCAGGCGGGCGCGGTCCACGGCGAGGCCATCACGGTGAGCGCCGGATTCAGCTGCTTCGCCTGCTTGGTCAGCGGCACCACGTCCTGGAGGTCATGCGCGATGGAGAACTCCGAGAGATCGGTGTCCGTCTGCCCCGCCGGCATGTCGTCGTACGTGTAGCCGAACCGCGCGAGGTCCGAACCGCCCATCGGATTGCGCAGGAACGACAGCCCGATGCCCTCCGTCGGCGAGAACAGCTTGCGCATGGTGTCGTCCCGGGTCGCCTGGGACAGCGCCCCGCTGCCGTCCATCAGCCAGGCCGCGGTGTCCGTGAAGGACGCGCCGCCGCCGGTGAAGGTCTGGTACCGGGTGTTCTCGTCGACGGTGATGTTCTCGCCCGAACCACCGCTGCCGGCCTGGAAGTTGAACGGCGCCTGCGCCTGGAGCCCGCGCACGACATGGCGTCCGCCGGAATCGTCGGTCGTGGTCAGATACGCGGTGACCTGTTCACCGGCCGCCTGCGCCGGGGTCGTGGCCGCGGTGAAACCGGCCGTGGAGAGCAGCCCGGCCAGGAGCAGCCGGAGTACGTGGGGGGATCTCCTCATGGTGCCTCACCTTCCCGAAATGTCTGACGTGACGTCTTGACGGGTCTGCGGGCCGTTAGTTAACTCACGGCGTGATCTAAGTCCTGAGTGAACCATGAGAGTCGAGGGAAGGTCCATGCCAAGAACCGCCCTGCTCGTCTCCACCGCTCTGCTCGCCGCACTGGTGCCGCTGTCGTCGGCCCGCGCGGCGGAGGAACCCGCACCCGTCCCCGTCGACCGCTTCGAAGGGGAAGTCCCCTTCGCCGGCCCGCCCGCCGAGGGCATCTTCACCTGGGGCAGCGACAACGACGATCCGCCCACTCTCCAGCTCAGCGCCCGAGAGGACGCCCCCGAGGGCGAGAAGGTCCTCGCCGGCACCTACGACATCAGCGGCTACGGCGGCTTCACCCACGACTTCGCCTTCGACAAGCCCGCCCACAACTGGTCGGCGAGCAAAGGCATCCGCTTCTGGTGGGACGGACAGAACAACGGCAAGAAGATCGCCTTCGAGCTGAAGGACGGCGGCGCCAACGGCGAGGCCTCCGAGCTGTGGACGACGTCCTTCACCGACGACTTCAGCGGCTGGAAGCAGATCGAGATCCCCTTCACCGACTTCGTCTACCGCACGGACTACCAGCCCGTCGGCGGTATCGACCAGATCCTCGGCCTCACCGAGATGTGGGGCTACGCCGTCACCCTCCCGGTCGGAGCGCCGGGCCAATTCGCCATGGACGGCGTCGAGTTGTACGGCAAGGCGGATCAATCGCTGCGCGCCTCCGTCACCACCGATGCCGCGGTGTACCCGGTGCGGGAAGGCGGCACGGCGGACGTGAAGATCTCCGTCGTCACCACCGGTTCCGCCCCCATCGACGAACCCGTGACCGTCGCGTACGAGACCAGCGGCGGCACCGCCGACTCCGGCAAGGACTACACCCCGGTCACCGGCACGGTCACCTTCCCCGCAGGCACTACTTCCGGCACCACCCGCACGGTCCAGGTCCCGACCCTGAAGGACCGCTCCGCCGAGTCCGCCGAGACGGTCCCGCTGAAGCTGACGGTCACCGGCGCCAAGCCGCCCACCGAGACCCCGCAGATCGTCGTCGACGCGCACGGACTGCCGTATCTCAACAGCAAGTTGCCGGTGAACAAGCGCGTCGCCGATCTCCTCGGACGGATGTCCCTGGCGGAGAAGGCCGGTCAGATGACCCAGGCCGAGCGCGGCGCGATGGGCAAGCCCGGTGACATCGCCGCCTACGACCTCGGCTCGCTGCTTTCCGGCGGCGGTTCCACCCCGACGCCCAACACCGCCGAGGCCTGGGCGAAGATGATCGACTCCTTCCAGCTCAGGGCGCAGGCCACCCGCTTCCAGATCCCCCTGATCTACGGCGTGGACGCCGTGCACGGCCACAACAACCTGGTCGGCGCCACGGTCATGCCGCACAACATCGGCATCGGGGCCACCAGGGACGCCCAACTCGCCCAGCGGGCAGGCGCGGTGACCGCCGCCGAGGTCCGGGCCACCGGCGTCCCCTGGGACTTCGCCCCTTGCCTCTGTGTCACCCGCGACGAACGCTGGGGGCGTTCCTACGAGGCCTTCGGCGAGGACCCGGCCCTGGTCGAGTCCATGGAGACGGTGATCCAGGGTCTCCAAGGCCGCGCGGACGGACGGGACTTGGACCGCGGCGACAAGGTCCTCGCCACCGCCAAGC of the Streptomyces sp. NBC_00287 genome contains:
- a CDS encoding TolB family protein gives rise to the protein MSVVVLAGAMVALSATSAAPAPKPGPERITLTATGEQIEKGSGGAALTADGRYAAFVSEDADVVPGDTNGRTDVFIRDLRRGTVERVNVASDGTQAEGGWGSHRVEISADGRYVAFMSSAKNLAEWPEPPTGQVEDVYVHDRRTGRTERVSVAADGGSAWTFDTFDMSADGRYVAFGASSQRMEGAANSQTLAYVVDRRTGVAKRISDHIPSDWYVPSVTLSADGSHLTYVQRHPRGGRHELWHVDLGTGEQKLVNATPGGEPTNGGPGGATLSADGRFVAYSSFDESVVPEAPQYTWELYLYDSRTGKTRWMTHEGKGGLGAGLLSPDGRRLAYNTEIKSGDDTVAENVHVRDLRTGRTELVTRTLAGGAQTKGYAAPSAFARGGRLLSVYSSSSELVPGDTNGTGDGFLHRLR
- a CDS encoding glycoside hydrolase family 3 protein, giving the protein MPRTALLVSTALLAALVPLSSARAAEEPAPVPVDRFEGEVPFAGPPAEGIFTWGSDNDDPPTLQLSAREDAPEGEKVLAGTYDISGYGGFTHDFAFDKPAHNWSASKGIRFWWDGQNNGKKIAFELKDGGANGEASELWTTSFTDDFSGWKQIEIPFTDFVYRTDYQPVGGIDQILGLTEMWGYAVTLPVGAPGQFAMDGVELYGKADQSLRASVTTDAAVYPVREGGTADVKISVVTTGSAPIDEPVTVAYETSGGTADSGKDYTPVTGTVTFPAGTTSGTTRTVQVPTLKDRSAESAETVPLKLTVTGAKPPTETPQIVVDAHGLPYLNSKLPVNKRVADLLGRMSLAEKAGQMTQAERGAMGKPGDIAAYDLGSLLSGGGSTPTPNTAEAWAKMIDSFQLRAQATRFQIPLIYGVDAVHGHNNLVGATVMPHNIGIGATRDAQLAQRAGAVTAAEVRATGVPWDFAPCLCVTRDERWGRSYEAFGEDPALVESMETVIQGLQGRADGRDLDRGDKVLATAKHFVGDGGTEYGSSTTGTYTIDQGVTKVTRQQLEAVHLEPYEEAVDRGIGTVMPSYSSLDLIGDGQGPVKMHARGDMINGVLKGRMDFDGFVISDWNGIDQIPGDYASDVRTSVNAGVDMVMAPYSYQDFHSALVAETEAGRISERRVDDAVSRILTQKFKLGLFEQPYADTSGASEIGSAEHRAVARQAAAESQVLLKNTQGLLPLKKSQKVYVAGSNADDMGNQTGGWTITWQGSSGDITPGTTVLEAMRKNATDLTYSKDASAPTDGHDVGVVVVGETPYAEGVGDVGNGHDLELSAADQAAVDKVCAAMKCAVLIVSGRPQLLGDRLGDIDALVASWLPGTEGDGVADVLYGKRPFTGQLPVTWPKSEAQLPINVGDASYDPQFPYGWGLTTLTKVPEGGTTTLRALGIAAAAAERAGADEAGRALVTKARLIVQQKAAITSAYAKPFAEADRLLTQGRYGAAVEKLTAAYRAA
- a CDS encoding lectin — protein: MRRSPHVLRLLLAGLLSTAGFTAATTPAQAAGEQVTAYLTTTDDSGGRHVVRGLQAQAPFNFQAGSGGSGENITVDENTRYQTFTGGGASFTDTAAWLMDGSGALSQATRDDTMRKLFSPTEGIGLSFLRNPMGGSDLARFGYTYDDMPAGQTDTDLSEFSIAHDLQDVVPLTKQAKQLNPALTVMASPWTAPAWMKDSGQLNGGWLKAEHYGAYASYFVKYVQAYQAQGIPISYVTAQNEPTCCAGYPSMSWNAGGLAYFTKNELLPKLQSAGLSTKVLAHDWNWSDYDAYAAQTVDDAAIRSHPNFGGIAWHGYGGDVAKQTAVHNQYPQLDAFGTEHSGGTWIANQQREDMMNIIDYTRNWAKSVTKWSLAVDQNRGPHNGGCGVCDGLITVHNGDARHGQVDYTVEYYTMGHLTKFVRPGAHRIASTASASVPNVAWRNPDGSKALIAYNDASTAKTVTINWGSQHATYSLPGKTSATFTWSGTQTEGPSQSGAFVGLAGKCLDVAGGSSANGTAVQLYDCNSSAAQRWTVGADGSVRALGKCLDVTGGSTADGAKVQLYDCNGTGAQAWSYNAATGDVVNAAANKCLDVTDNSSANGARAQIWSCTGAANQKWRLT
- the cimA gene encoding citramalate synthase, giving the protein MTETSELDDSFHVFDTTLRDGAQREGINLTVADKLAIARHLDDFGVGFIEGGWPGANPRDTEFFARAQQEIDFKHAQLVAFGATRRAGAKASDDPQVKALLESGAPVITLVAKSHDRHVELALRTTLDENLEMVRDTVSFLKEQGRRVFVDCEHFFDGYRANPEYAKSVVRTASEAGADVVILCDTNGGMLPAQVQAVVSTVLADTGARLGMHAQDDTGCAVANTLAAVDAGATHVQCTANGYGERVGNANLFPVVAALELKYGKQVLPEGKLREMTRISHAIAEVVNLTPSTHQPYVGVSAFAHKAGLHASAIKVDPDLYQHIDPEQVGNTMRMLVSDMAGRASVELKGKELGVDLGGDRQLVGRVVERVKERELKGYTYEAADASFELLLRAEVEGKPLKYFDVESWRAIVEDRPDGSHANEATVKLFAKGERIVATAEGNGPVNALDRALRVALEKIYPQLAKLDLVDYKVRILEGVHGTQSTTRVLISTSDGAGEWSTVGVAENVIAASWQALEDAYAYGLLRAGVTPAE